A segment of the Devriesea agamarum genome:
AGCCCGACGCTAGATTAGGCCCAGCACATTCCTGCGCGCCGGTCTCTACGGGCTCGACCCTATCTGAAGGCACACCCGTATCCTTGCTGGTCACGGGCGGAATAGGCAGGGTCTGCCAGGTGCCGTCGGCGGTAGCAGCGCCGAGATAGTGGCCGTTGAGCCAAACCTGCATGAACGCCGGGGCTTTACCGTGCGGAGGCTGACCAGTGCCGCCGTTGCCGATCAGGCGAAGCTGACCGCCGTCACCTGGCAGATCGGCGAGCGTAAACCGCGCCCGATACCATACGGCGCCTTCGTAAAACCCGTAGTGATTCGAGTCCAGCACCACGCCTTGGGTACCGGGGCCTTGCCACGGCGTGGAACCCACCGTCGAATCCGCGACCTGCCAGGACGAGTCGTCGAAATCAGGGCGGAACTCATCGTCGTCACGGCGGGCGATCCAGGTGAGCTCAGGGGCGCTGACCGACACCGGGCCTGGCACCTGGCCGCACGCCTCAGCGCTGCTCAGACCGGCAACCTCCGGGCTATCCGACCCGACATCCCTCGTCTTACCCGAATCGACATCCTCCCCGCTGCTCACACCACCAGCGAGCTTTTGCCCGTTCCAGGTGGCCTCGGTGATGCCGTCGGGGCAGTCCAGATATATCGTGCCCGGCTTGCACATTCCGCCGGTGACATGGGCGCTCTGCCCGTCGATGAGAACGCCGCGCACGAATTCAGCGCCATGAACCACCACGATGGTATTTCCGTCCGCATCAATGGCCTGCAGATCAATCGCATCCGACGCCTCACCGCGGACGAACCACACGCTCGCGGCCTGTGCCCGCCCCATTGGTCGCAGTACCAGCGTATGGGCAGCTGCGACATCACCCGGGGCCGGATCGATGCGAATGTCGAGACCGCCGTGCCCGCGTTCAAAACCGCCCCGCCCGATCGCGATATCTTCGCCGTTACAGACATCCACGCCGGCGTGAACACCGGCGCCGTCGCATTCGCCGTTGGTGTTGGGGCTAGCACCGGCGTTGGGTTTGGAGTTGACGGGATGCTCGGCCAGCCTCGCGCCGTCGCCCTGGGTTTCATTCTCCGGCATTCCATGCCGGTAGTTCAGCCGAAGCTCGCCACGCGTTTCATCCCACGTCGTCTCCACTTCGGCAGCGCCTGTACCCGACGCAGTCACCACCGGAGGCTGGTCGTAGCGCAGCACAGTTTCGCCGGGGTCGCCGTCATAGCCAACGAGGTACTGCACCGTAGATCGCTGTCGATCGGCGCCAGCATCAGCATTCCCGCTGTCAGCGCGGCCCCCAATCACCCGGGAAAGCGGCTCACCGAACAGCTGAGAGGTGGTGTACAGCAGCCGATGTTCACCTATCCGCAGATCAGCAGCCATTAATAGGGCATCCCGACCGTGCAGGTGCAACTGGTCACCGGCGCGCTGAGGAATGCGCTCCCAGCGCGGGTGATCCCGATCAGTGGCTGGTTGCTGAGCCTGAGTAGGTGACGGGCGATGCCCGTCCGATGGGCTCTCCCCCAACCCGGTGTGGGGATGCGCCTGAGCATTCACGCTTGGCTGTTCAGCAGCACTGGTGTTCGGTTGTGCTGAAGCGCTGGGCTCCACGAGTTCTAAAGCATCCAGTGCGACCACGCTGCCCCGGCTTCCCGTGGCCGGTGTGCCCAGGACCTCGATGCTCAGAGAATGCTCCCCCGCCGGCAGATCCCGTACCTGGAGAGCAACAAATTGCGTGGGGCGATTTTGATCGGTGGGCACCCAACCGGTGATGGTGCCCCGGTCAGTGCCGTCAATGATCACTCTCGCCATTCCGTGATCGGTGCCCGTTCCGAGAATGACATCTACCCCGACGCCTTTAAACGAACAGGTCACGCGATCCCCCGCAGTGGCGGAGCGGGTGAGAGTGCCGTCATATGCTGACGAATCATTCACCTGTTCCCAGGACCCCTCGAAATGCACCTGTGGGTTCCGGTCATCCAGTCGCAGGGTTGAGGCGAGGTCGGGGACCTCAGATGCGGGTGCCAAATCGAGAGAGATGGTGAAGGACACCTCGGATTCGCTGTTGGAGTCCGCCAACCGGTATCCGAGCATCCTCGGGGCGCCGTGCGCGGTGGCGGCAAGCACGCCCGGGTCGGTCGCGATCCGCTGGTAACCATGGATTGCAGCCCTGCCGCCTGTGCTTTCAGTCCCCGCACCCGAGGTCCTGGTATCTTTCACCGGGGCAGGTGCGACCGGGCGCATAGACGCCAGGTCCGGCAGCGCATCTTGGTACGCGGCAAGTTCCTTTTGTACTGCGAGTTTCGGCGTCACCACGCGGTTCTCGTCAATCGCAGCCCCATAGTCGTAGCTGGTGAAACCCGACGACGGGGAGCCGGTCCAACCCCAGTTCGTTCCCCCAAACACCATGTAGTAATTGAACGCGGTGACACCATTACCGATATTGCGCACACCCCACTGCCGGGTAAAGGCACCATCGACGTACCGGGCCGCCTGAGCAATGTCGACATTCGCACCCCACGGAGTGAAAGTGCCACCCTGCGATTCGGTGATGAACTGCGGAGAGGACGAAGTATGCCGGCGGGCAGTGCTCTCGGATTCCCCGATCAGCCCGCGAGACGCTGTGCTGTCAAAACCGAGGGGATAGTAGTCGTAGGCATAAAAATCCAATCCATACTGTTTAACATCGCTGAACCGACCGCCGAGCGCGAAATCGTTATGAAAGACGGGCACGGCGATCCCGCCGCTGCGCACATGATCGGCGAGTATCCGCACGAACTCTGCACGGTCCCCCTGATCAGTGAGCATCTCGTTTTCAACCTGGTACATGAGCACGCTGCCACCGCCGTTGCTCACTTGATGGCGCGCAATGATGTCGGTAACCGCGCTCATCCAGGCGAGGCTGTCACGCAGATTGTCCGGGTCCAGGCCGCGCAACGGACCAGGTCGGTTCGTCATATACGCGGGCAGGCCCCCCATCGAAATTTCGGCGTTGATGTAGGGGCCGGGACGGGCGATCACATAGAGCCCTTCTTCCCGCGCCATGGTCAGCAGCAGATCGAGGTCGCGAATACCTGAGAAGTCAAACGGGCCATCCGGTGCGCTCTGGTGGAAGCCCCAGAAGAAATAGAGTGAGACGGCGTTAAAGCCCGCTCCGCGCATTTTCTGGAAGATATCTCGCCAGTGCCCGGGCGAGGGCAGTCGCCAGTAGTGCAGTTCGCCGGAGAAGATATGCAGCCGCGTACCGTCGACGAAGAAGGAACGCTGGTCCCAGGAGACGCGGTGTGGCCTGCGGTCATTTCCCGGGAACTTCATGGTGCCCCGGACCGTTCCGGTCACCTGGAGGTTTGACAGTATGGAACGCGCGTCATCGTGGCTCATAGTGGTTCGATTCCATCCCGCGAAGTATCCCGGTGTCAACCGGACATCAGACATCCCCCGTGACACGAGCGGTCTTTCGACCATGCCTGCCAGTTTCTTCACCATGTCTGCGTCCGTCTGGGGGAAATCCCCCGGAAGAATTCCGGGTTCCCGCCTTCAGCCGGACAGTCGACGTCCATACTCTAATCAGTATGAACAACACCCCTGTCGCCAGCGACAACGCCGCAACTCCGCCTTCGCATGACGAATCGTCGTTCGCCACGCCGCCACTTGCGCAACGCCCTGTCCGTAAGCTCAGCCGGGCAGCGGGACTGACCGCACTGATTTCATTCCTCATCACGACGGTGCTCGTGATCGGTGCCGTCATTGCGTTCGCTGTCGCCATTTTGAGCCCGGCACGCGCAGCCGTCACCAACGGACTCATCAGCACGCCCGAAACCCCGATATCTCTGCACAAGGGCGATACCATCGCGCTGTTCGGCGCGGACGAACATTCCGCCCCTCACCCCACTTGCATGGTCTCAGGGCCTGCGGGACAGCTCAATCTGCACACCCTGAACTTTCCGCACAGCCACGAGTGGGACATGGAGAACCAGGACCACAGCCGACTGCTCGGATGGGTCACGGCTCCGCAAGACGGCACCTACATCGTGCAGTGCACGGGCGCTGAATCGGGTTCTGTCGGCGTGGTCAACATCGCGAACCTCAGCACGATGTGGCGTACCGCTGTGATCGGGCTCATCGCTCTCGTGTTAGCGACGCTCTCCGGGGTGGTGACGGTTGCTGCGTCGGTGGTGTGGCTGGTTCGGATCAGTCAGCAGCTCAATTCCGCAAACTGAGGCAAGAGTAGTAGCCAATCCAGTAGACGGATAGGTATACTCAATCTCATGGGAATGACGACAATCAAAGTCCCAACTGAGCTCCGGGACCGAGTAAACCGCGACGCCCAGGAACAAGGGGTGACAGCGGCGGGCCTCATTGAGGCCCTCCTCGATGAGCATGAGCGCGGACAACGCATGAAAGCCTTTGGTCAAGCATTCAGGACTGCTGACGATGATTATTGGGATGAATTTTATGTATGGGACGTCTCATCGGCGAAAGATCAAGCCTAATGACCGATCTCGTGCGCGGAACTTTGGTCTGGGCTGATCTCAATCCGGTCCGGGGGCGAGAACAAGCTGGCAGGCGTCCTGCTCTCGTAATCTCCAGCAATCTCTACCTTGAGCAAGCCGACACCCTCGCGATCATCCTTCCCGCCACATCGAAGAATCGAGGATGGCCGAATCATGTTCTACTTCGAGGCCCATATCTCAACGTCAAGCAGCCAACCTATGCGATGACAGAGCAGCCTCGAACCGTCACTCGCGACCGCTTCTTAGGGACGATAGGGGTCGTAGACGACGAGACTATGCGGAACATCGACAGGTGGCTACGAGACTTTATGGGTCTTTAATCGACCCACAGCCCATTCTGCATGCAACATCCACTACATATTTCAGGTTCATGGAATGACGCTTCGCAGATCGGTCGATCTGCATCATCGCTCTCGTGTTAGCGACGCTCTCCGGGGTGGTGACGGTTGCCGGGTCGGTGGTGTGGCTGGTTCGGATCAGCCAGCAGCTCAATTCCGCTGAATAAAAGGGTCGCCGAGCCTAGGCAGAGCAGCGTCCAGCGACATAGAATCTACCTGTGCTGGACAAGCCTGCATGAACTTCATGCATGTCCCGTGAACAGTAGTTTTCTCTCTTAGTGTCAGGAGTACAGGCATGAACCAGGTAATGGCCACCGCACCGTCCCTTTTCGTGCCTGAATTTGGCGAGCTGGCTCTTCTCGCCGTCCCGGTTCTCGCGCTCTTCGCGGCCATCGGCGGAACTGTCCTCTACCTGGTGAAAAAGAAATAGAAGCAGGCATCGCGCCCCCTCGAACACCAGGCACACACCGGGCAGCTAAATACCGAAATTTCCCAGCGATTATTCAGCCGACCTGACCACAATCGCCCCCATGCCATCACCCGCGCTCAGCAAAGCCCATTGCCCGACCCATATGGATCAGCAATCGCTGCGCTGGCCGCTTCCCACCGCCCTATGGTGGCGCACCTGGGTCCCCGGAATCGGACTGATGATGGTGATCATCGCGGTGGCAGCGGGGGCTATCGTCACCACCCTTGGCGCTGTCTCCACCGGGGAAGCCTCCCTAGACGCAGCCCTAGCAGCTCACCGCACTCCTGCTATCACCCTCCTCGCCTGGGCTGTCGATATCGGAGTCGGGCCCAAAGGTGCCCCGGTCATCCTCGCCGTCATCTGCATCGGTTTATTCACTGCGCACCGTCGCAATGACGCCTTCGCACTCGGAGCCATGACCTCTATCGGATGGACCGGCGCCGCCCTGCCCAAACTCATCGTCAGACGCCACCGTCCCGGAGCAGAACTCCAACCGTTAAAAGCAGAGCTCGGCCATGACTCATTTCCTAGCGGACACACCGCATTTATCGGCGCGCTCGCAATGGCCGCCGTCGTCCTGCTGATCCGCGCCCGTATGCGCCGCGCTGCCACGGTGATGGCGGTGCTGGGCGTGGCAGCAATTGCGTTTGTGAGCTCAATGCGCATGTATCTCGGAGTGCATTTTCTGGTCGATGTGACCGCCGCCCCACTCTTTTCCTCCGGGGTGATCCTGATCCTGCTGCCGCAGTTTATGTGGTTCTCGAACTGGGCAACCGAACGTACCTCTCAGCTGTTTAGAAGCCGATCAACCCATGCACGCCGCGCACACCGATCACGACGCCGATGATCCCCACCGCCCAGGAAAACGCACTAGGAGCCTGACGCACCGACCACTCTCGGATCCGGCCAAGCAGCTCGTCACCGCGACTCCCACTCATAAGCCGCAGCCCCACCAGCACCAGGCCGGGCGCGATCATCACCACGCAGTACACGGCCAACACCACGGCCACGCTCAAAAACGATATTCCCGCGTTTCCCATAATTCCGATGGCGGCAATGTACGGCAGCATAGACGCCGCCTCCAGGAGACCGGCGGCAAACGCAAGGGCCATCACCGCCCAGCTAGATGCAGCGGCACGCCCCGAACGCTCAACCCAGCGCCGTACCCCCGCTTCCGGATCGCCTCCGCGTTTCACTACTTTCTTGGGGTCGAGCCACAAAGACCACAGCAGCAACACACCACCGACGGCAATCATGCCTACTCTCCCCGGTACGGAATCCAGCAGCGGCCCTACCGACGACACTGCGGGAAGCAGGCCCAGTGCAAGTAAAAGTCCAAGCAGATAGTAGAAAACACCGATCGTCACGAGATACAGCACCACGCGGCCAACAAGCCGCCCTCGCGATACCGGCGCCATGAGCAGCAATAGCGGAATCACCAGGGTGCCGACACTGGTCGAATCGACCAGGGCAAGCGCAAGCAGACCCAGCAGGCTCCCGGTATCCATACCGGTCACGGACATAATGAGCGACGACATGTCCCTATGGTCTCCAGGCACACCCCGGTATATCGCCCGCTAAAAGCATGAGATTCCAGCGTCCGGGAACCTGGTCATCTGGGCATCGCCGAATCGGTCTCCTCCCAAGGGATGAGATACGAGCGCCAGATCATGCACCACGACATGTGGGAGCGCCGGGGCAGAGGAAACTGGCTACTCTCAAGAATGTGACGGAACGCCAAGACGAGTACGCCGGAGTGCCTCTCAGCGAGGCTGACGGAGGTCGCTGCGAGGCTGACGGAGGTCGCAGCGAGGCTGGTAGGGCTCGCAGCCTCGGGATGTCTCACTTAGGGGCACCCGGGTCCGAAGCAGCTCCGGGCGCTATAGCGGTCGGCATCGAGACGACCCGGGCTGAACAGCCTGAGGATAACGGGACCGCGCAGACTGGCAACACAGCAACTCGCATGTCTTGGGGCCGCGATATTGCCGGGGCACTGACCTACGCTGCCATTGTTGCCTTGGTGCTCGCCGGGCCATTCTCTACATCGGGACTACTCGAGGGAATACCTCACTGGCCGCTGAAAGTCACCGCGATTCTGCTCGGGATTGCCTGCCTAGGGCTGTTGTGGAGACGCCGCTGTCCCCTCGTCACCGTGCTGACCACGGGTCTGATCAGCGTCGTCGAGATTTTAGTGACCGGCAGCATCGCCGCCATCATCCTGCTTTATGAGGCGCTGTACCGGGCCATCTTGGAGGGAAGCCTTAGATTCGCGCGGCGCGTCACCGTGGCCGTCTGTGTTCTCGGGTGCGGGCAAACGGTATGGATGTTGATGCACGTCACCGACCTGTATCAGGTCCTCGTAATCGTGTTCGTTGCCCTTATCGTCTGGGGGATGCCGCTGGCCTGGCCGTGGGAAGTCCGCCAGCATCGCGATGCCGCCCGGGTCGCGCATGAGCTCGCGCGAAGCGAACAGAAAGTGGCCGCGCAGCAGCAGCGACTCGCCACCCAAGCAGCGGCGCTCGCGGAGTCCGAACGTCAGCTCGCGGCCCAAACCGCAGCCTGGGCCGTGGTCGAGGAACGACGTCGAATCGCGCGTGACCTGCACGATGTGGTCGCAGGGCATCTGTCGGCAGTGGCTCTGCAAACCGGGGCCGCATGTTCAATCGCCGACGATGAGGTCCGGACCAAAGCTCTCGCCACTGCCCGGAGTGCGTCGGTAGCGGCGTTAAAAGACCTCCGTTCGCTGATCACCGTGCTTCACGACAGTCCTATTGCTCACACCGATGACGAGCTCACTCCCCTGACGGATACCGCTCTGACCTGGGATGATATCGCCTCACGGTTTTGTTGTGGGGTACCGGATACTGCGGTGCCCGCGCCGGCGCCTGCACCTGCACCTGCACCTGCACCTGCACCTGCACCTGCACCTGCACCTGCGACCACTACCCCAGCGACAACGACAAAGACAACGACAACAGATAAAAGCACGATCTGCGAGATTGATCCCGCGATTGACGACCCCGATCTGGTCGACCCGGCGATTCGCACCGCGCTTTTGCGCATTGCCTCCGAGGCTGTGACCAATGCTCTCACTCACGGCGCAGCACCGCGCGGGTTTAGGGTCTGCGTCCATGAGAAAACCGTCGAGTTGAGCTGTTGGAATGCCCTACGCGATCAGGGCACAAAGGCTATCCCTGGATCGGGTCGCGGGCTTATTGCGATGCGTCACCGCGCACATGCGGTCGGTGGCGATCTCACCACCGGAGTGTTTTCACGCGCCGCCGACGTCGTAGCAAAGCCGCAGACCGAGCAGCCCCACAGCCTCCGCCGGTGGGAATTGCACGCCACTTTCCCCACCCGTTCCCGCGCCGTTGATGTCAACATGACCTATGAGGAGACCGCATCGTGACCACCCAGCCGACCGG
Coding sequences within it:
- a CDS encoding ribbon-helix-helix protein, encoding MGMTTIKVPTELRDRVNRDAQEQGVTAAGLIEALLDEHERGQRMKAFGQAFRTADDDYWDEFYVWDVSSAKDQA
- a CDS encoding beta-galactosidase; the protein is MSHDDARSILSNLQVTGTVRGTMKFPGNDRRPHRVSWDQRSFFVDGTRLHIFSGELHYWRLPSPGHWRDIFQKMRGAGFNAVSLYFFWGFHQSAPDGPFDFSGIRDLDLLLTMAREEGLYVIARPGPYINAEISMGGLPAYMTNRPGPLRGLDPDNLRDSLAWMSAVTDIIARHQVSNGGGSVLMYQVENEMLTDQGDRAEFVRILADHVRSGGIAVPVFHNDFALGGRFSDVKQYGLDFYAYDYYPLGFDSTASRGLIGESESTARRHTSSSPQFITESQGGTFTPWGANVDIAQAARYVDGAFTRQWGVRNIGNGVTAFNYYMVFGGTNWGWTGSPSSGFTSYDYGAAIDENRVVTPKLAVQKELAAYQDALPDLASMRPVAPAPVKDTRTSGAGTESTGGRAAIHGYQRIATDPGVLAATAHGAPRMLGYRLADSNSESEVSFTISLDLAPASEVPDLASTLRLDDRNPQVHFEGSWEQVNDSSAYDGTLTRSATAGDRVTCSFKGVGVDVILGTGTDHGMARVIIDGTDRGTITGWVPTDQNRPTQFVALQVRDLPAGEHSLSIEVLGTPATGSRGSVVALDALELVEPSASAQPNTSAAEQPSVNAQAHPHTGLGESPSDGHRPSPTQAQQPATDRDHPRWERIPQRAGDQLHLHGRDALLMAADLRIGEHRLLYTTSQLFGEPLSRVIGGRADSGNADAGADRQRSTVQYLVGYDGDPGETVLRYDQPPVVTASGTGAAEVETTWDETRGELRLNYRHGMPENETQGDGARLAEHPVNSKPNAGASPNTNGECDGAGVHAGVDVCNGEDIAIGRGGFERGHGGLDIRIDPAPGDVAAAHTLVLRPMGRAQAASVWFVRGEASDAIDLQAIDADGNTIVVVHGAEFVRGVLIDGQSAHVTGGMCKPGTIYLDCPDGITEATWNGQKLAGGVSSGEDVDSGKTRDVGSDSPEVAGLSSAEACGQVPGPVSVSAPELTWIARRDDDEFRPDFDDSSWQVADSTVGSTPWQGPGTQGVVLDSNHYGFYEGAVWYRARFTLADLPGDGGQLRLIGNGGTGQPPHGKAPAFMQVWLNGHYLGAATADGTWQTLPIPPVTSKDTGVPSDRVEPVETGAQECAGPNLASGYGPGAEHDFAPGREVVLAVLVHNLGQNLDWSDDGLSRQNRGLFDAELPATEAVMWRLQGAIDRDTPWDTARTIYNVGGLGGERHGWYLPELPADPASHAAAADSAGVPAGWSSTSSLVADRPGVCWYRASVTLDVPTDQDTAWQLVIDSSRFEEGRHDPCQIVLFVNGWNVGVFIGDIGPQNAFTVPLGLLNQRGANTVVAVISAKAAGAGPEAIRLVPVHSSTGALHNLPEVVAPRRLLDNSGLACVVPTIQNLTATSGNPFRLTPTSRILLRPVPPAPHNQNSTPRGDIQSLTADAELLRRDLRGITGRDLPVVTSQDEPSPQPGDIVLGYGEVVGTTSPEAYRIVAGDYLDLRGAGRDGLFWATRSALQALRVNTEIPPAVAVDEPNKPVRGLHIDAARKYFDLDWLIRQVRQAAYVKLNELQLHFSENEGFRVECRSHPEIMSGEFLTRDEVKQLVAEAEHYHVRIVPALDVPGHMAQILAQNPEYRAGDSDEGRKILDYSNPEARQLLWDLLEEFVPLFPSRSWHLGGDEVFSMEEVSADDPASWQAPLAARYPQLAAYAIDQVGEGASVLDGYTYFLHEVATRLRVLGVQEVRAWNDASYLPGTCLGLDPHITVMYWTAWHRAFAPVERFAERGHTVINTNDSRFYYVVTTPGRAYDVHPTAAAALNWSPGIFSTRPAPCPDHGQIPQSWLDPTPAWITGSYFALWCDAPEAETPEQIEDGMRLPLRAMAERVWNPGGIERRRCAGSGVQRCGADGLDTQEISVWIRRATVIGDA
- a CDS encoding type II toxin-antitoxin system PemK/MazF family toxin codes for the protein MTDLVRGTLVWADLNPVRGREQAGRRPALVISSNLYLEQADTLAIILPATSKNRGWPNHVLLRGPYLNVKQPTYAMTEQPRTVTRDRFLGTIGVVDDETMRNIDRWLRDFMGL
- a CDS encoding GAP family protein; protein product: MSSLIMSVTGMDTGSLLGLLALALVDSTSVGTLVIPLLLLMAPVSRGRLVGRVVLYLVTIGVFYYLLGLLLALGLLPAVSSVGPLLDSVPGRVGMIAVGGVLLLWSLWLDPKKVVKRGGDPEAGVRRWVERSGRAAASSWAVMALAFAAGLLEAASMLPYIAAIGIMGNAGISFLSVAVVLAVYCVVMIAPGLVLVGLRLMSGSRGDELLGRIREWSVRQAPSAFSWAVGIIGVVIGVRGVHGLIGF
- a CDS encoding sensor histidine kinase, which encodes MTERQDEYAGVPLSEADGGRCEADGGRSEAGRARSLGMSHLGAPGSEAAPGAIAVGIETTRAEQPEDNGTAQTGNTATRMSWGRDIAGALTYAAIVALVLAGPFSTSGLLEGIPHWPLKVTAILLGIACLGLLWRRRCPLVTVLTTGLISVVEILVTGSIAAIILLYEALYRAILEGSLRFARRVTVAVCVLGCGQTVWMLMHVTDLYQVLVIVFVALIVWGMPLAWPWEVRQHRDAARVAHELARSEQKVAAQQQRLATQAAALAESERQLAAQTAAWAVVEERRRIARDLHDVVAGHLSAVALQTGAACSIADDEVRTKALATARSASVAALKDLRSLITVLHDSPIAHTDDELTPLTDTALTWDDIASRFCCGVPDTAVPAPAPAPAPAPAPAPAPAPAPATTTPATTTKTTTTDKSTICEIDPAIDDPDLVDPAIRTALLRIASEAVTNALTHGAAPRGFRVCVHEKTVELSCWNALRDQGTKAIPGSGRGLIAMRHRAHAVGGDLTTGVFSRAADVVAKPQTEQPHSLRRWELHATFPTRSRAVDVNMTYEETAS
- a CDS encoding phosphatase PAP2 family protein, translating into MPSPALSKAHCPTHMDQQSLRWPLPTALWWRTWVPGIGLMMVIIAVAAGAIVTTLGAVSTGEASLDAALAAHRTPAITLLAWAVDIGVGPKGAPVILAVICIGLFTAHRRNDAFALGAMTSIGWTGAALPKLIVRRHRPGAELQPLKAELGHDSFPSGHTAFIGALAMAAVVLLIRARMRRAATVMAVLGVAAIAFVSSMRMYLGVHFLVDVTAAPLFSSGVILILLPQFMWFSNWATERTSQLFRSRSTHARRAHRSRRR